The proteins below come from a single Tachypleus tridentatus isolate NWPU-2018 chromosome 13, ASM421037v1, whole genome shotgun sequence genomic window:
- the LOC143239339 gene encoding uncharacterized protein LOC143239339, with product MMEILPADDQNSVFGKYYANGPRKDTWGFGRYQRDVLFKQTTEVLNGGNYTQEHLKRQYIVHPSLPIHKQTTFRNPSTLSSYQDNLNLHSVSDSTVVCAQDKPLLKSSSIPGVQQTKTTTKVFTSHKRCHHSLSKAEATAMYTKNSIGRTTKTNGKYTSSNKKTATSLEQLSTPKQLLQCRYLRLTPSNIKTLLEQSNEDIFFHPHMTNVDSYTVVFGL from the exons ATGATGGAAATTCTACCAGCTGATGACCAAAACTCTGTTTTCGGAAAATATTATGCTAATGGACCAAG GAAGGATACTTGGGGATTCGGAAGATATCAAAGggatgttttatttaaacaaactacTGAAG TTTTAAATGGTGGAAACTACACGCAGGAACATCTGAAAAGGCAGTACATTGTCCATCCCAGCCTCCCGATACATAAACAAACGACGTTCAGAAATCCATCTACTCTGAGCAGTTATCAAGATAATTTGAACTTGCATTCTGTTTCTGACTCCACAGTAGTTTGTGCTCAAGACAAACCTTTATTAAAGAGTTCAAGCATTCCTGGAGTCCAACAGACTAAGACAACAACTAAGGTCTTCACTTCCCACAAACGTTGTCACCACTCCCTTTCAAAGGCTGAAGCAACTGCAATGTATACCAAGAACTCGATTGGACGGACTACTAAAACAAATGG aaaatatacctCAAGCAATAAGAAAACAGCAACTTCTTTGGAACAACTATCCACTCCCAAACAACTCTTACAATGTCGTTACTTGAGGCTCACACCAAGcaatatcaaaactttattagAACAAAGCAATGAAGACATCTTCTTTCATCCCCACATGACAAATGTGGATTCTTACACTGTTGTCTTTGGACTGTAA